Below is a window of Candidatus Methylomirabilota bacterium DNA.
CGCCTCGCACGCGGGGGCCCCCAGCCCCCGGCCGTGCTGCGGCTCGTACCGCGCCCGCGACGTCCTGCGGCTCGCACTGCGTCGGGGGGAGGTTTCGGAAGGGGGGCGGAGCCCCCTCCGAGCTACTCAGGCCTCGAAGACCAGCGGGGCGTCGCGATCGCCGCGGCCCTGGCGGAACAGCTCCCGGGCGTGGGGCAGCTCGTAGTAGATCTCGAGCAGGTTGCCGTCCGGATCGTGGAAGTAGAGGCTCTTCTGGCTGACGTGATCCACCGCCCGGACTATCGTGACATCGTTCGCCTGGAGCGTGAGATAGGCGTCTTTGAGCGCCTGCTCGCTGTCGACGAGGAACGCGACGTGGCGGACGCCCACCGCGCCGGGCGGGGGCGCCGGCGCGGGCTGGTCATCGGGGACCGGGAAGAGGTCGATGGTGTGGCTCAGTCCCTCGAGCGCCATGAACACGCCCCCGTGCTCGGGGTCCTCCTCGACGACCTCGAAGCCGAGCAGGGTGGAGTAGAACTTCCGGGAGCGCTCGACGTCAGCCACCCGCAGCGCCACGTGACCGATTCGCGCAAGCTTGATCATGGCTTCCTCCGCTGTCCTTAGGGTCGACGCCTGTCGACTCTAAGGCGCGGACGATGTGAAATCAAGGATGGCCTGTCGAGGACGAGGCCGAGGCCGTCTGCACGCCCAGCTTGGCCCTGAGTCTCGCCGTTTCCTCGGCCAGAACTTTCCCCTCGGCGACATCGATCACCACCCCGTACTCCCGTCGCGCATAGTCGGCGGTCAGCTTCTCCTCCCGCACGTCCTTGAGCACGAGGGCGGGATCGCGGGCGAGCGGATCGCCCCATCCGCCCGCCCCGGCGAGGAGATGGCGGAAGACATCGCCCTCGCGGATCTCCAGCGTGCACTTGCTCGGCAGCTGGCGCGGGTCGGTATCAGGATTGAGGATATTGTCGGAGGGCGTGCCCGCCCGACCTCCCGCGAGGCCATAGGGCAGAAAGCGCCGGCGATCGGTCCGGAGCTGGAGCGTGCCCGTCGCCTCCAGGAAGCGATACTGGCGGACAACGGCCAGGCCGCCGCGATGCTTGCCGGCCCCGCCCGAGTCCGGCACATACCCATAGCGCTCGATACGGAGCGGATACTCGGACTCGATCACCTCGATGGGGTTGTTCGAGAAGTTGACCACGCTCGAGCTGCAGGCGTCGACGCCGTCCTTGGCGGGACGCCCGCCCCAGGAGCCGAAGAGAAATTCCAGGAAGACGAACGGGCGCCGCTCGCGGTCGTAGCCGCCGAAGCTGACCCCGGTGTCTCCGCCCACCTCGCAGGCGAACACACGATCGGGCGCGATCTGGGCGAGGGCGCCGAAGAGCGCATTGGCGAGCCGGAACCCCGTCAAGCCGCGCGCGGCCACCGCGGCCGGCATGACCGGGTTGACGATGGTGCCGGGCGGGGCGATGACCTCGATGGGGCGGAAGTAGCCCTCGTTGTTCGGCGGGTCGCCGCCGATCAGGTGGCGCACCGTCGCGTACACGGCGGACTTGGTGAAGGGCAGCGGCGAGTTGATGCCGCCCCGCACCTGGGGCGCCGAGCCGGTGAAGTCCGCGATCATTCGATCGCCCTCGACGGTGAGGGCGACCTTGAGGGGAATGGGATCGGGATCAATGCCATCGTCGTCGATCCAGTCGGTGAACTCGTAGGTGCCATCGGGCATCTTGGCGATGGCCGTCCGCGCGAGCCGCTCGGCCTGCGCGAGCAGCGTCCTGGTACAGGTCTGGAAGCGCTCGGGGCCGTGCTGGGCGAGCAACTTGAGATAGGCGCGCTCGCCGGTGAGGCAGGCGGCCACCTGGGAGCGCACGTCTCCCAGCACCTGACGCGGCACGCGCACGTTTCGGTCGATGAGCTCGAACACCGCCTCCACCGGCCCCTCCGCCGTGTAGAGCTTGATGGCGGGGATCCGCAGCCCTTCCTGAAAGATCTCGGTGGCGTCACAGCCATTGCCGCCGGGAGTCTTGCCGCCCACGTCGAGCTGATGGCCGATGCTGACCGACCAGCCGACGAGACGGTCGTCCAAGTCTTGCGAGCTGCAGGACGTCGCGGGGCTGGGGCCCCGCCGTCCGAGGCGAGCGGATTCCAAGAAGATCGGCTTGAAGATGTAAAAGTCCGGCAGATGGGTGCCGCCCTCGTAAGGATCGTTCAGGATGAAGACATCGCCCGGATGCGTCCGCCCCGCGAACTTCTGGCGCACGCGGGCCATGGCGTCCGGGATGGAGCCCAGGTGAAGGGGCAGGGTCAGCCCCTGGGCGATGAGCCGCCCCTCCGCGTCGCAGAGCGCGCAGGACATGTCCATGGCGTTCTTGAGGTTGTTCGAGTACGCGGTGCGCACGAGCGCGATGGCCATCTCGTCCACGATGGTGTCCAGCGC
It encodes the following:
- a CDS encoding hydantoinase B/oxoprolinase family protein — translated: MATRELSDPILLELIKNALDTIVDEMAIALVRTAYSNNLKNAMDMSCALCDAEGRLIAQGLTLPLHLGSIPDAMARVRQKFAGRTHPGDVFILNDPYEGGTHLPDFYIFKPIFLESARLGRRGPSPATSCSSQDLDDRLVGWSVSIGHQLDVGGKTPGGNGCDATEIFQEGLRIPAIKLYTAEGPVEAVFELIDRNVRVPRQVLGDVRSQVAACLTGERAYLKLLAQHGPERFQTCTRTLLAQAERLARTAIAKMPDGTYEFTDWIDDDGIDPDPIPLKVALTVEGDRMIADFTGSAPQVRGGINSPLPFTKSAVYATVRHLIGGDPPNNEGYFRPIEVIAPPGTIVNPVMPAAVAARGLTGFRLANALFGALAQIAPDRVFACEVGGDTGVSFGGYDRERRPFVFLEFLFGSWGGRPAKDGVDACSSSVVNFSNNPIEVIESEYPLRIERYGYVPDSGGAGKHRGGLAVVRQYRFLEATGTLQLRTDRRRFLPYGLAGGRAGTPSDNILNPDTDPRQLPSKCTLEIREGDVFRHLLAGAGGWGDPLARDPALVLKDVREEKLTADYARREYGVVIDVAEGKVLAEETARLRAKLGVQTASASSSTGHP
- a CDS encoding VOC family protein → MIKLARIGHVALRVADVERSRKFYSTLLGFEVVEEDPEHGGVFMALEGLSHTIDLFPVPDDQPAPAPPPGAVGVRHVAFLVDSEQALKDAYLTLQANDVTIVRAVDHVSQKSLYFHDPDGNLLEIYYELPHARELFRQGRGDRDAPLVFEA